One Aquarana catesbeiana isolate 2022-GZ linkage group LG04, ASM4218655v1, whole genome shotgun sequence genomic region harbors:
- the LOC141139163 gene encoding coiled-coil domain-containing protein 166-like: protein MPPKKKSQGKAAKDSGKTSPEQAENGGDGKEVVVSEREARLHDEHDRLIAEHDGLRRRLEQLRQENEFLQEEAERVRVESQEYLLYVGKRSQRRQDAIISLNDQNTRELEDIRKQKEKLEASFQEKEKKMRDQLLQRETELANLRKELKELEPMKEIQKEQISLIRQLESEVMASRGKHAESLLRVKSAFLRQKVECQQDSERQLNQLSQKAHEEAKNVLQDVSRKVKEENQTLRQELLQLINQYRDLQAQKKKMLEQNKQLRREQQCQKEVRYAQRKLKNLW from the coding sequence GGAAAAGAAGTTGTTGTTAGTGAGAGAGAGGCACGTCTACATGATGAACACGACCGCCTGATTGCTGAACACGATGGCCTGAGAAGACGACTGGAGCAGTTACGTCAAGAGAATGAGTTCCTCCAGGAAGAGGCTGAAAGAGTCCGTGTGGAGAGTCAAGAATATTTATTGTACGTGGGCAAAAGAAGCCAACGGCGGCAAGATGCCATCATCAGCCTGAATGACCAGAACACACGAGAGCTGGAAGACATCAGGAAGCAGAAAGAGAAACTTGAGGCCTCCTTCCAagagaaagagaagaagatgagagaTCAACTTCTCCAGCGGGAAACCGAGCTGGCCAATTTGAGGAAAGAGCTGAAGGAGCTAGAACCCATGAAGGAGATTCAGAAGGAGCAGATCTCACTCATTAGGCAACTGGAGTCTGAAGTGATGGCCTCCCGGGGTAAGCATGCCGAGTCCCTGCTGAGGGTGAAGAGCGCCTTCCTGAGACAAAAAGTGGAATGTCAGCAGGACTCCGAACGACAGCTGAATCAGCTATCCCAGAAGGCCCATGAGGAGGCCAAGAACGTTCTGCAAGATGTAAGCCGGAAGGTGAAAGAAGAGAACCAAACTTTGAGGCAGGAGCTTCTCCAACTTATCAACCAATACCGGGATCTACAGGCCCAGAAAAAGAAGATGCTGGAGCAAAACAAACAGTTACGGAGAGAGCAACAATGTCAGAAAGAGGTGAGGTATGCCCAACGAAAGCTAAAGAATTTATGGTAA